A stretch of the Enterobacter mori genome encodes the following:
- the argE gene encoding acetylornithine deacetylase — MKMNLPPFIEIYRALIATPSISATEEALDQSNESLINLLAGWFSDLGFNVEVQPVPGTRHKFNLLASTGTGAGGLLLAGHTDTVPFDDGRWTRDPFTLTEHDNKLYGLGTADMKGFFAFILDALRDVDVTKLKKPLYILATADEETSMAGARYFSENTSIRPDCAIIGEPTSLQPIRAHKGHISTAVRVLGQSGHSSDPARGVNAIELMHDAIGRIMALRDDLKERYHYEAFTVPYPTLNLGSLHGGDASNRICACCELHMDIRPLPGMTLSDLDGLLNEALAPVSERWPGRLTVSELHPPIPGYECPPDHQLVQVVEKLLGEKTDVVNYCTEAPFIQTLCPTLVLGPGSINQAHQPDEYLETRFIKPTRELITQVVHHFCWH; from the coding sequence ATGAAAATGAACTTACCGCCATTTATCGAGATCTACCGCGCCCTGATTGCCACTCCGTCCATCAGCGCAACGGAAGAAGCGCTGGATCAGAGCAATGAGTCTTTAATCAATCTGCTGGCGGGTTGGTTTAGCGATCTTGGGTTTAACGTTGAGGTTCAGCCCGTCCCCGGAACACGTCACAAATTCAACCTGCTCGCCAGCACCGGTACCGGTGCTGGCGGCCTGCTGCTGGCCGGTCATACCGACACCGTTCCCTTTGACGATGGCCGCTGGACGCGCGACCCGTTCACCCTGACCGAGCACGACAATAAGCTCTATGGCCTGGGTACCGCCGACATGAAAGGCTTCTTCGCCTTTATCCTCGACGCGCTGCGTGACGTGGACGTGACGAAACTGAAAAAACCACTCTACATTCTGGCGACCGCCGATGAAGAGACCAGCATGGCGGGCGCGCGCTACTTCTCTGAAAACACATCGATTCGCCCGGATTGCGCGATCATCGGCGAGCCGACGTCTCTGCAACCGATTCGCGCCCATAAAGGCCACATTTCTACTGCCGTGCGCGTGCTCGGCCAGTCCGGCCACTCCAGCGATCCGGCACGTGGGGTGAATGCCATCGAACTGATGCATGACGCCATCGGCCGCATCATGGCCCTGCGCGACGACCTGAAAGAGCGCTATCACTACGAGGCGTTCACCGTGCCGTATCCGACGCTGAACCTCGGCAGCCTGCACGGCGGCGATGCCTCGAACCGCATTTGCGCCTGCTGCGAACTGCATATGGACATCCGCCCACTGCCGGGCATGACCCTGAGCGATCTCGACGGTCTGCTGAATGAAGCGCTGGCCCCGGTGAGCGAACGCTGGCCGGGTCGTCTGACGGTTTCGGAACTGCATCCGCCGATCCCGGGCTATGAGTGCCCGCCGGATCACCAGCTGGTCCAGGTGGTGGAAAAACTGCTCGGCGAAAAAACCGACGTGGTGAACTACTGCACCGAAGCGCCGTTTATTCAGACCCTGTGCCCGACGCTGGTGCTCGGCCCCGGCTCTATCAACCAGGCCCACCAGCCGGATGAATATCTGGAAACCCGCTTCATCAAACCTACCCGCGAACTGATTACCCAGGTTGTCCATCACTTCTGCTGGCATTAA
- the ppc gene encoding phosphoenolpyruvate carboxylase: MNEQYSALRSNVSMLGKVLGDTIKDALGENILDRVETIRKLSKSSRAGNEANRQELLTTLQNLSNDELLPVARAFSQFLNLANTAEQYHSISPNGEAASNPEVIARTLRKLKDQPNLNEATIKKAVESLSLELVLTAHPTEITRRTLIHKMVEVNNCLKQLDNKDIADYERNQLMRRLRQLIAQSWHTDEIRKHRPSPVDEAKWGFAVVENSLWEGIPNYLRELNEQLEENLGYRLPVDFVPVRFTSWMGGDRDGNPNVTAEITRHVLLLSRWKATDLFLKDIQVLISELSMVEATPELRALAGEEGASEPYRFLMKKLRGQLMATQAWLEARLKGQRLPKPEGLLSQNEQLWDPLYACYQSLQACGMGIIANGELLDTLRRVKCFGVPLVRIDVRQESTRHTEALGELTRYLGIGDYESWSEADKQAFLIRELNSKRPLLPRNWEPSNDTREVLNTCKAIVDAPKGSVAAYVISMAKTPSDVLGVHLLLKEAGIDYALPVAPLFETLDDLNNANDVMTQLLNIDWYRGFIQGKQMVMIGYSDSAKDAGVMAASWAQYQAQDALIKTCEKAGIELTLFHGRGGSIGRGGAPAHAALLSQPPGSLKGGLRVTEQGEMIRFKYGLPEVTISSLSLYTSAILEANLLPPPEPKESWCRIMDELSDISCDLYRGYVRENKDFVPYFRSATPEQELGKLPLGSRPAKRRPTGGVESLRAIPWIFAWTQNRLMLPAWLGAGAALQKVVEDGKQNELETMCRDWPFFSTRLGMLEMVFSKADLWLAEYYDQRLVKPELWTLGKELRELLEGDIKVVLDIANDSHLMEDLPWIAESIQLRNIYTDPLNVLQAELLHRSRLAEEEGKEPDPRVEQALMVTIAGVAAGMRNTG; this comes from the coding sequence ATGAACGAACAATATTCCGCGTTGCGTAGTAATGTCAGTATGCTCGGCAAAGTGCTTGGAGATACCATCAAAGATGCGTTGGGGGAAAACATCCTCGACCGCGTTGAAACCATCCGCAAGCTGTCTAAATCTTCCCGTGCCGGTAACGAAGCCAATCGTCAGGAGCTGCTCACCACCTTGCAGAACCTGTCAAATGATGAGCTGCTACCCGTTGCACGCGCATTCAGCCAGTTCCTGAATCTGGCCAACACCGCTGAGCAATACCACAGCATTTCGCCCAACGGCGAAGCTGCCAGCAACCCGGAAGTCATTGCCCGTACGCTTCGTAAACTCAAAGACCAGCCCAATCTCAACGAAGCCACCATCAAAAAAGCAGTGGAATCTCTTTCGCTGGAGCTGGTGCTGACCGCTCACCCAACCGAGATCACTCGTCGTACGCTGATCCACAAAATGGTGGAAGTGAACAACTGTCTGAAGCAGTTAGACAACAAAGACATCGCCGACTACGAGCGCAATCAGCTGATGCGCCGTCTGCGCCAGCTTATTGCCCAGTCCTGGCATACCGATGAAATTCGTAAGCATCGCCCAAGCCCGGTCGACGAAGCCAAATGGGGTTTTGCGGTAGTGGAAAACAGCCTGTGGGAAGGGATACCAAACTACCTGCGCGAGCTAAACGAACAGCTGGAAGAGAACCTGGGCTACCGCCTGCCGGTCGATTTTGTTCCGGTGCGCTTCACCTCCTGGATGGGCGGTGACCGCGACGGCAACCCCAACGTAACAGCGGAAATCACCCGCCACGTCCTGCTGCTGAGCCGCTGGAAAGCGACCGATCTGTTCCTGAAAGATATTCAGGTACTGATCTCCGAGCTGTCGATGGTTGAAGCAACGCCGGAACTGCGCGCGCTGGCAGGGGAAGAAGGTGCCAGCGAGCCGTACCGTTTCCTGATGAAAAAACTGCGTGGTCAGCTAATGGCGACTCAGGCCTGGCTGGAAGCACGCCTCAAAGGCCAGCGCCTGCCGAAACCAGAAGGTCTGCTCAGCCAGAACGAGCAGCTCTGGGATCCACTGTACGCCTGTTACCAGTCGCTTCAGGCCTGTGGCATGGGCATCATCGCCAACGGCGAACTGCTCGACACCCTTCGCCGCGTGAAGTGTTTCGGCGTGCCGCTGGTGCGTATCGATGTGCGTCAGGAAAGTACCCGTCATACTGAAGCGCTGGGTGAACTGACCCGCTATCTCGGCATCGGCGATTATGAAAGCTGGTCCGAAGCCGACAAGCAGGCCTTCCTGATCCGCGAACTGAATTCCAAGCGCCCTCTCCTGCCGCGCAACTGGGAACCAAGCAACGACACGCGTGAAGTGCTCAATACCTGTAAGGCGATCGTGGACGCGCCGAAAGGATCGGTGGCCGCCTATGTGATCTCCATGGCGAAAACCCCGTCCGACGTGCTGGGCGTTCACCTCCTGCTGAAAGAAGCCGGTATCGACTACGCTCTGCCGGTCGCGCCACTCTTTGAAACCCTCGACGACCTGAACAACGCCAACGACGTGATGACGCAGCTGCTGAACATCGACTGGTATCGCGGCTTTATTCAGGGCAAACAGATGGTGATGATCGGCTATTCCGACTCCGCAAAAGACGCGGGCGTGATGGCGGCATCCTGGGCACAGTATCAGGCGCAGGATGCACTGATCAAAACCTGCGAGAAAGCCGGTATTGAGTTGACCCTTTTCCACGGACGCGGTGGCTCAATCGGCCGTGGCGGCGCGCCTGCTCACGCGGCACTGCTGTCACAACCACCGGGAAGCCTGAAAGGCGGCCTGCGCGTCACCGAACAGGGCGAGATGATCCGCTTTAAATACGGTCTGCCGGAAGTGACCATCAGCAGCCTGTCGCTCTACACCAGCGCCATTCTGGAAGCGAACCTGCTGCCGCCGCCGGAACCGAAAGAATCCTGGTGTCGCATCATGGACGAGCTGTCAGACATCTCCTGCGATCTGTACCGCGGCTACGTGCGTGAAAACAAAGATTTCGTGCCTTACTTCCGCTCGGCAACCCCTGAACAGGAGCTGGGTAAACTGCCGCTGGGCTCGCGCCCGGCCAAACGTCGCCCAACCGGTGGCGTCGAGTCTCTGCGTGCAATTCCGTGGATCTTCGCCTGGACGCAAAACCGTCTGATGCTGCCCGCCTGGCTGGGTGCCGGTGCCGCACTGCAGAAAGTGGTGGAAGACGGCAAGCAAAATGAACTGGAAACCATGTGCCGCGACTGGCCGTTCTTCTCTACCCGCCTGGGCATGCTTGAGATGGTCTTCTCGAAAGCTGACCTGTGGCTGGCGGAATACTACGATCAGCGTCTGGTGAAACCTGAGCTGTGGACGCTGGGTAAAGAGCTGCGGGAACTGCTGGAAGGCGACATCAAAGTGGTGCTGGATATCGCCAACGACTCACACCTGATGGAAGACCTGCCATGGATTGCCGAATCTATCCAGCTGCGTAATATCTACACCGACCCGCTTAACGTCCTGCAGGCAGAGCTGCTGCACCGTTCGCGTCTGGCGGAAGAGGAAGGTAAAGAGCCGGATCCACGCGTTGAACAGGCGCTGATGGTGACGATTGCAGGCGTTGCGGCAGGTATGCGTAACACCGGCTAA
- a CDS encoding helix-turn-helix transcriptional regulator has protein sequence MHFDITQILTDLVNRTLPLGQIHFLAPSDKQRRTSPCLVIILDTPCEALFSSFGDVTHPPSDTLSVHFGKQQLTIELRRDNVLLQQLQVARRGPRTGAFLLQTLTELQMQPEEQDTAGLVVLSLLSHCRDLLGSDIHTDNRSRALFEAVRRYIEENYASLLTRESVAQAFYISPNYLSHLFQKVGSVGFNEYLTHTRLEHARQLLKGYDLKIKDIATRCGFTDSNYFCRLFRKHTERSPSEYRRQYHSQLIAKK, from the coding sequence ATGCATTTCGATATCACCCAGATTTTGACTGACCTGGTGAACCGCACGTTACCGCTGGGTCAGATTCATTTCCTGGCCCCATCCGATAAGCAACGTCGTACATCCCCCTGCCTTGTCATTATCCTTGATACCCCCTGCGAGGCGTTATTTTCGTCATTCGGAGACGTCACTCATCCCCCTTCTGATACTCTGAGCGTACACTTCGGTAAGCAGCAGCTTACAATCGAGCTACGGCGCGACAATGTGCTCTTACAACAATTACAGGTTGCCCGACGTGGCCCGCGAACGGGGGCTTTTCTTCTGCAAACGCTCACCGAATTACAGATGCAGCCTGAGGAGCAAGACACAGCAGGACTGGTGGTTTTAAGCCTGCTCAGCCACTGTCGGGACCTGCTTGGCAGCGACATTCACACCGACAACCGCAGCCGGGCACTATTCGAAGCCGTTCGGCGCTATATCGAAGAAAATTATGCCTCTTTGTTAACCCGGGAATCCGTGGCGCAGGCGTTCTACATCTCACCAAACTACCTTTCCCATCTTTTTCAGAAAGTCGGCAGCGTCGGATTTAATGAGTATCTGACGCATACGCGTCTGGAACATGCGCGCCAACTGCTGAAAGGCTACGATCTCAAAATTAAAGATATCGCCACACGCTGCGGGTTTACGGACAGCAACTACTTTTGCCGTCTCTTTCGCAAGCACACCGAACGTTCCCCTTCCGAATATCGACGCCAGTATCACAGCCAGCTGATCGCCAAAAAGTAG
- the fsa gene encoding fructose-6-phosphate aldolase: MELYLDTADVAEVERLARIFPIAGVTTNPSIIAASRESIWEVLPRLQKAIGPEGTLFAQTMSRDAEGMVAEAKRLSNAIPDIVVKIPVTAEGLTAIKALKKEGITTLGTAVYSAAQGLFAALAGAKYVAPYVNRVDAQGGDGIRMVQELQSLLELHAPESRVLAASFKTPRQALDCLLAGCEAITLPLDVAQQMLGTPAVESAIEKFEQDWKNAFGNLNL, encoded by the coding sequence ATGGAACTGTATCTGGATACCGCCGACGTCGCGGAAGTTGAACGCCTGGCGCGCATTTTTCCCATTGCGGGCGTTACCACCAACCCAAGCATTATCGCTGCCAGCCGCGAATCCATCTGGGAGGTGCTCCCGCGTCTGCAAAAAGCCATTGGACCAGAAGGCACGCTGTTTGCCCAAACCATGAGCCGCGACGCAGAAGGCATGGTGGCGGAAGCTAAACGCCTGAGTAATGCCATACCGGACATCGTGGTGAAAATCCCTGTCACGGCTGAGGGACTTACCGCGATCAAGGCGCTAAAAAAGGAGGGTATTACCACGCTGGGTACTGCCGTTTATAGCGCCGCACAGGGTTTGTTCGCCGCGCTGGCGGGAGCGAAATATGTCGCCCCCTATGTCAACCGCGTTGATGCTCAGGGTGGTGACGGCATTCGCATGGTCCAGGAGCTACAATCCCTGCTGGAACTGCACGCACCGGAAAGCAGAGTGCTCGCCGCCAGCTTCAAAACGCCGCGCCAGGCGCTGGACTGCCTTCTCGCCGGATGTGAAGCAATCACACTTCCTTTAGATGTAGCGCAACAAATGCTCGGCACCCCGGCGGTAGAGTCAGCCATAGAGAAGTTCGAACAGGACTGGAAAAACGCGTTTGGTAACCTCAACCTCTAA
- the gldA gene encoding bifunctional L-1,2-propanediol dehydrogenase/glycerol dehydrogenase, with protein MDRIIQSPGKYIQGADVLTRLGDYLKPLAQRWLVVGDKFVLGFAEETLHKSFKNAGLHVEIAPFGGECSQNEIDRLKKLADSADCMAVLGIGGGKTLDTAKALAHFMDVPVAIAPTIASTDAPCSALSVIYTDSGEFDRYLMLPHNPNMVIVDTKVVAGAPARLLAAGIGDALATWFEARACSRSGATTMAGGKCTQAALALAELCYNTLVEEGEKAMLAAEQHVVTPALERIIEANTYLSGVGFESGGLAAAHAIHNGMTAVPDAHHFYHGEKVAFGTLTQLVLENAPVEEIETVAALCHSVGLPITLAQLNIKEDIPAKMRLIAEASCAEGETIHNMPGGVTPDQVYAALLVADQYGQRFLQEWE; from the coding sequence ATGGACCGTATCATTCAATCACCTGGGAAATACATCCAGGGTGCTGATGTGCTTACCCGTCTCGGCGACTATCTGAAACCACTGGCACAGCGCTGGCTGGTTGTCGGCGATAAATTTGTGCTGGGTTTTGCCGAAGAAACCCTGCACAAGAGTTTCAAAAATGCCGGACTCCACGTAGAAATTGCGCCATTTGGTGGCGAATGTTCACAAAATGAAATCGATCGCCTGAAAAAGCTGGCCGACAGCGCCGACTGCATGGCGGTGCTGGGCATTGGCGGCGGTAAAACGCTGGATACCGCCAAAGCGCTTGCCCACTTTATGGATGTGCCGGTCGCCATTGCGCCAACTATCGCCTCCACCGATGCGCCGTGCAGCGCCCTTTCCGTGATTTATACCGACAGCGGCGAGTTCGATCGCTACCTGATGCTGCCGCACAACCCGAACATGGTCATCGTCGACACCAAAGTGGTGGCTGGCGCACCGGCACGGCTGCTGGCCGCCGGGATTGGCGATGCGCTGGCGACCTGGTTTGAAGCACGCGCCTGCTCGCGCAGCGGGGCAACCACCATGGCGGGCGGCAAGTGCACACAGGCGGCGTTAGCGCTGGCCGAGCTGTGCTACAACACGCTGGTTGAAGAGGGTGAAAAGGCGATGCTGGCAGCGGAACAGCACGTGGTGACGCCTGCTCTGGAACGCATTATCGAAGCGAATACCTATCTTAGCGGTGTCGGTTTTGAAAGTGGTGGGTTGGCAGCGGCACACGCTATTCATAATGGCATGACCGCGGTGCCGGATGCGCATCACTTCTACCACGGGGAAAAAGTGGCGTTTGGCACGCTGACGCAGCTGGTGCTGGAAAACGCGCCGGTAGAAGAGATCGAAACCGTCGCGGCACTTTGTCACAGCGTAGGGCTGCCGATCACCCTGGCGCAGTTGAACATCAAAGAGGATATTCCGGCCAAAATGCGACTGATCGCGGAAGCCTCCTGTGCCGAAGGGGAAACTATTCACAACATGCCGGGCGGCGTCACGCCGGATCAAGTGTATGCGGCGCTGCTGGTCGCGGACCAGTACGGACAGCGATTCTTGCAAGAGTGGGAGTAA
- the katG gene encoding catalase/peroxidase HPI, translating to MSTSDETNNAASVGKCPFHQGGVDHSAGAGTGSKEWWPKQLRIDLLSQHSNRSNPLGEDFDYRKEFSKLDYSALKGDLKALLTDSQPWWPADWGSYAGLFIRMAWHGAGTYRSVDGRGGAGRGQQRFAPLNSWPDNVSLDKARRLLWPIKQKYGQKISWADLFILAGNVALENSGFRTFGFGAGREDVWEPDLDVNWGDEKAWLTHRDPEALAKRPLAATEMGLIYVNPEGPNASGEPLSAAAAIRATFGNMGMNDEETVALIAGGHTLGKTHGAGEATHVGTDPEASPIEAQGLGWASTHGTGVGADAITSGLEVIWSQTPTQWSNYFFENLFKYEWVQTRSPAGAIQFEAVDAPEIMPDPFDPSKKRKPTMLVTDLTLRFDPEFEKISRRFLNDPQAFNEAFARAWFKLTHRDMGPKARYIGPEVPKEDLIWQDPLPQAVFNPSKEDIESLKAEIVASGLSVSELVSVAWASASTFRGGDKRGGANGARLALAPQRDWDVNAAAVRALPALEAIQRTTNKASLADIIVLAGVVGVEQAAKAAGVYVNVPFTPGRVDARQDQTDIEMFNLLEPIADGFRNYRAQVDVSTTESLLIDKAQQLTLTAPELTVLIGGLRVLGANFDGSKNGVFTNREGVLSNYFFVNLLDMNTQWKATDESNELFAGSDRTSGEVKYTATRADLVFGSNAVLRALAEVYASSDASEKFVRDFVAAWAKVMDLDRFDLQ from the coding sequence ATGAGCACGTCAGACGAGACCAATAACGCGGCATCAGTCGGCAAATGTCCGTTCCATCAGGGCGGCGTCGATCACAGCGCGGGTGCAGGTACCGGCAGCAAAGAATGGTGGCCAAAACAACTCCGCATCGATCTTCTTAGCCAACATTCCAATCGTTCGAACCCACTGGGTGAAGACTTCGACTACCGCAAAGAATTTAGCAAGCTTGATTACTCCGCCCTTAAAGGCGACCTCAAAGCACTTTTAACCGACTCCCAACCGTGGTGGCCTGCCGACTGGGGCAGCTATGCGGGCCTGTTTATTCGTATGGCCTGGCACGGCGCGGGTACCTATCGCTCCGTTGACGGACGCGGCGGTGCCGGACGCGGTCAACAGCGCTTTGCACCGCTGAACTCCTGGCCTGATAACGTGAGCCTGGATAAGGCGCGCCGCCTTCTGTGGCCTATCAAGCAAAAATACGGACAAAAAATTTCCTGGGCTGACCTGTTTATCCTCGCGGGTAACGTGGCGCTGGAGAACTCCGGCTTCCGCACCTTTGGTTTTGGCGCCGGGCGTGAAGACGTCTGGGAGCCGGATCTGGACGTGAACTGGGGCGATGAAAAAGCCTGGCTGACCCACCGTGACCCGGAAGCGCTGGCGAAGCGACCTCTCGCCGCTACCGAAATGGGCTTGATCTACGTTAACCCGGAAGGGCCAAACGCCAGCGGTGAACCTCTGTCTGCTGCGGCGGCAATTCGCGCGACCTTCGGCAACATGGGCATGAACGATGAAGAGACCGTGGCGCTGATTGCGGGCGGACACACTCTCGGCAAAACGCACGGCGCGGGTGAAGCCACGCACGTGGGTACCGATCCGGAAGCCTCGCCAATTGAAGCGCAGGGCCTGGGCTGGGCCAGCACGCACGGCACGGGCGTTGGCGCAGATGCCATTACCTCCGGTCTGGAAGTCATCTGGTCGCAAACCCCGACCCAGTGGAGCAACTACTTCTTTGAGAACCTGTTCAAATACGAATGGGTACAGACCCGCAGCCCGGCAGGGGCGATTCAGTTTGAAGCCGTGGATGCACCGGAAATCATGCCTGACCCGTTCGACCCGTCGAAAAAACGCAAACCAACCATGCTGGTCACCGACCTGACGCTGCGTTTTGATCCGGAATTCGAGAAAATTTCCCGCCGTTTCCTGAACGATCCGCAGGCCTTCAACGAAGCCTTTGCGCGTGCGTGGTTCAAGCTGACCCACCGCGATATGGGGCCAAAAGCGCGGTACATCGGCCCGGAAGTGCCGAAAGAAGATCTGATCTGGCAGGACCCGCTGCCGCAGGCGGTGTTTAATCCTTCGAAAGAAGACATTGAAAGCCTGAAGGCGGAAATTGTGGCATCCGGTCTGTCCGTGAGCGAACTGGTTTCGGTTGCCTGGGCGTCAGCTTCAACCTTCCGCGGTGGCGATAAGCGCGGCGGCGCTAACGGCGCCCGTCTGGCGCTGGCACCTCAGCGCGACTGGGATGTTAACGCCGCAGCGGTTCGCGCGTTACCGGCCCTGGAAGCTATTCAGCGCACCACCAACAAAGCCTCTCTGGCCGATATCATCGTGCTGGCGGGCGTCGTGGGCGTGGAGCAAGCTGCGAAAGCCGCAGGCGTTTACGTCAACGTACCGTTCACGCCGGGCCGTGTGGATGCGCGTCAGGATCAGACGGATATCGAGATGTTTAACCTGCTCGAACCGATTGCCGACGGCTTCCGCAACTACCGTGCGCAGGTGGATGTGTCTACCACCGAGTCACTGCTGATCGACAAAGCCCAGCAGCTGACGCTGACCGCGCCTGAGCTGACGGTGCTGATCGGTGGCCTGCGCGTGCTGGGTGCCAACTTCGATGGCAGCAAGAATGGCGTGTTCACCAACCGTGAGGGCGTGCTGAGCAACTATTTCTTCGTGAACCTGCTGGATATGAACACCCAGTGGAAAGCGACCGACGAATCAAACGAACTGTTTGCCGGTAGCGACCGCACCAGCGGTGAAGTGAAATACACCGCCACCCGTGCCGACCTGGTCTTCGGTTCCAACGCTGTCCTGCGCGCGCTGGCTGAGGTTTACGCCAGCAGCGATGCCAGCGAGAAGTTCGTTCGTGACTTCGTAGCGGCATGGGCGAAGGTGATGGATCTGGATCGGTTTGACCTGCAGTAA
- the metF gene encoding methylenetetrahydrofolate reductase yields MSFFHANQREALNQSLAEVNGQINVSFEFFPPRTSEMEQTLWSSIDRLSSLKPKFVSVTYGANSGERDRTHSIIKGIKDRTGLEAAPHLTCIDATREELRAIAQDYWNNGIRHIVALRGDLPPGSGKPDMYAADLVALLKDVADFDISVAAYPEVHPEAKSAQADLLNLKRKVDAGANRAITQFFFDVESYLRFRDRCVSAGIDVEIIPGILPVSNFKQAKKFADMTNVRIPLWMSKMYEGLDDDPETRKLVGANIAMDMVKILSREGVKDFHFYTLNRAEMSYAICHTLGVRPGV; encoded by the coding sequence ATGAGCTTTTTTCACGCCAACCAGCGGGAAGCCCTGAATCAGAGCCTGGCCGAAGTAAACGGCCAGATTAACGTCTCTTTTGAATTTTTCCCGCCGCGCACCAGTGAAATGGAGCAAACCCTCTGGAGCTCTATCGATCGTCTCAGCAGCCTGAAACCGAAGTTTGTCTCTGTGACTTACGGTGCGAACTCCGGCGAGCGTGACCGTACGCACAGCATCATTAAAGGCATCAAAGATCGTACCGGTCTGGAAGCGGCTCCGCACCTCACCTGCATTGACGCCACCCGCGAGGAGCTGCGGGCTATCGCCCAGGATTACTGGAATAACGGCATTCGTCATATTGTCGCCCTGCGCGGCGACCTACCGCCGGGGAGTGGCAAGCCGGACATGTACGCCGCCGATCTGGTCGCGCTGCTGAAAGACGTGGCTGACTTTGATATCTCCGTTGCTGCTTATCCTGAAGTGCATCCGGAAGCGAAAAGCGCCCAGGCCGATCTGCTTAACCTCAAGCGTAAAGTGGACGCCGGCGCGAACCGCGCCATTACCCAGTTCTTCTTTGATGTGGAAAGCTACCTGCGCTTCCGTGACCGCTGCGTTTCTGCGGGTATCGACGTCGAAATTATCCCAGGCATTTTGCCGGTCTCTAATTTCAAACAGGCGAAGAAATTTGCCGATATGACCAACGTGCGCATTCCGCTGTGGATGTCTAAAATGTACGAGGGTCTGGACGATGACCCGGAAACACGCAAGCTGGTGGGCGCAAATATCGCTATGGACATGGTGAAGATCTTAAGTCGTGAAGGGGTGAAGGATTTCCACTTCTACACGCTGAACCGTGCAGAGATGAGTTACGCCATTTGCCACACGCTCGGCGTCAGACCAGGCGTGTAA